CCCTGCCAGCGGGCCAGAGCGTAATGCGCCAGTTCGTGCAGGAACGTGGCGATCCCGATGATGATGATCGTCCACAGCAGTCCCGCAGGGGTGAGGACGGCCGCGAGACTCTGGAAGAAGGTCACGCGGTCACCCCGGTCAGTTCACGGGTGCGCGCCCGAGCCCAGCGATCCGTGTCACGCAGCGTGTCCCAGGTGAGGTCGCCGCCCGGCGTCTCATCCAGCACCTGTTCAATCACGCGGGGAATATCCAGATACCCGATCTGCCCGGCCAGGAAGGCGTCCACGGCGACCTCGTCGGCCGCATTGAGCGCCACCGGCAGCAGGCCCGCCGCCTCGCCCGCCCGGTAGGCGAGCGCCAGGCAGGGAAAACGCTCCAGATCGGGCTCCCGGAACTCCCACTCGCCACGCAGCGGCCAGCCCAGATGACCGGCGACCTCCGGGCCGCGCCGCGCGCCCCGCACGTCGCCGGGACGGGTCATGCCGGTCGGGGCCGCGTCGATGGCGTAGGCGATGGGCAGGCGCATGTCGGTCGGCCCGAACTGCGCCTTCAGGCTGCCGTCCCGGAAGCGCACGGCGGCATGCACGAGGCTCTGCGGGTGAATGACGACGCCCACCTGGGCCATCGGCAGGCCGTACAGACTGGCGCACTCCATGACCTCCAGGCCCTTGTTCATCAGGGTGGAGGAATCGATAGTGATCTTCGGCCCC
The Deinococcus sp. KSM4-11 DNA segment above includes these coding regions:
- the dxr gene encoding 1-deoxy-D-xylulose-5-phosphate reductoisomerase; this translates as MRLTVLGSTGSIGTQTLAVAHERGWSVGTLAAGRNLDLLAEQIRTFTPEVVSVDASVYVAARALFPHHTVIADVAEAASRPADVVVNAMSGLIGLEPTRAALLAGRAVALATKEAMVTAAHLIWDAAAQGGGRVVPVDSEHTGVYQCLTGEHMEDVAEVILTASGGPFRDGPPDLRGVTPEQALKHPSWAMGPKITIDSSTLMNKGLEVMECASLYGLPMAQVGVVIHPQSLVHAAVRFRDGSLKAQFGPTDMRLPIAYAIDAAPTGMTRPGDVRGARRGPEVAGHLGWPLRGEWEFREPDLERFPCLALAYRAGEAAGLLPVALNAADEVAVDAFLAGQIGYLDIPRVIEQVLDETPGGDLTWDTLRDTDRWARARTRELTGVTA